The following proteins are co-located in the Micromonospora coriariae genome:
- the rimM gene encoding ribosome maturation factor RimM (Essential for efficient processing of 16S rRNA): MQLVVGRIGKPHGVRGEVTVEVRTDEPEARFAPGTVLRTEPGAVPPPADGPGVPFRVPTELTIEESRFHQGRVLVAFAGILDRDTAEALRGTLLVVDSADVEPPEDPEEFHDHQLVGLAVVTPGGERLGEVARIDHAPSSDLLVLRRPEGRTALIPFVRAIVPEVDLAGGRVIVDPPAGLLDL; the protein is encoded by the coding sequence ATGCAGCTCGTCGTCGGCAGGATCGGCAAGCCGCACGGTGTCCGCGGTGAGGTCACCGTGGAGGTGCGGACCGACGAGCCCGAAGCGCGGTTCGCCCCCGGCACGGTGCTGCGCACTGAGCCGGGGGCGGTTCCGCCGCCCGCGGACGGGCCCGGTGTGCCGTTCCGCGTTCCCACGGAGCTGACCATCGAGGAATCCCGCTTCCACCAGGGCCGCGTGCTGGTCGCGTTCGCCGGAATCCTGGACCGCGACACCGCCGAGGCGCTGCGCGGGACCCTGCTCGTGGTGGACAGCGCCGACGTGGAGCCCCCGGAGGACCCGGAGGAGTTCCACGACCACCAGCTCGTCGGGCTGGCCGTGGTCACGCCGGGCGGCGAGCGGCTGGGCGAGGTGGCGCGGATCGACCACGCGCCGTCGTCCGACCTGCTGGTGCTGCGACGCCCCGAGGGGCGTACCGCGTTGATCCCGTTCGTTCGGGCGATCGTTCCGGAGGTCGACCTGGCCGGTGGACGCGTGATCGTGGACCCGCCAGCCGGACTGCTCGATCTCTAG
- the lepB gene encoding signal peptidase I, with the protein MVQTLDEDGTVDPWRRRARRSRRQMPLWQELPLLLVVAFCLAVLIRTFLLQAFFIPSGSMEDTLLIGDRVLVNKVVYDVRDPVRGEVVVFRGTDRWAPQVDEQPAPGIAGKLTRTVGDLVGVSRPGEKDFIKRVIGLPGDRVKCCDSQGRVTVNGIPLNEPYVVRDSPLDLPPNPGECRSRRFDEVVVPPGQIFVMGDHRLVSQDARCQGPVPIDNVVGRAFMVVWPSSRWNPLSVPSTFDDVSGPAAASSGAPPVRPTPQGGVLLLLPLVAALRGSRAFRTVTSGRAT; encoded by the coding sequence GTGGTGCAGACGCTTGACGAGGACGGCACCGTCGATCCGTGGCGCCGGCGGGCCCGCCGCAGCCGCCGGCAGATGCCGCTCTGGCAGGAGCTTCCGCTGCTGCTGGTCGTCGCGTTCTGCCTCGCGGTGTTGATCCGCACCTTCCTGCTCCAGGCGTTCTTCATCCCGTCCGGCTCGATGGAGGACACGCTCCTGATCGGCGACCGCGTGCTGGTCAACAAGGTCGTCTACGACGTCCGGGACCCGGTACGCGGCGAGGTGGTGGTCTTCCGGGGCACCGACCGCTGGGCACCGCAGGTCGACGAGCAACCAGCGCCGGGCATCGCCGGCAAGCTCACCCGGACCGTCGGTGACCTGGTGGGGGTGAGCCGCCCCGGCGAGAAGGACTTCATCAAACGGGTGATCGGCCTCCCCGGCGACCGGGTCAAGTGCTGCGACAGCCAGGGTCGGGTCACCGTCAACGGCATCCCGCTCAACGAGCCGTACGTGGTGCGCGACTCCCCGCTGGATCTGCCTCCCAACCCGGGGGAGTGCCGCTCCCGGCGCTTCGACGAGGTCGTCGTGCCGCCCGGCCAGATCTTCGTGATGGGCGACCACCGGCTGGTGTCCCAGGACGCGCGCTGCCAGGGCCCGGTGCCGATCGACAACGTGGTCGGCCGTGCCTTCATGGTGGTCTGGCCGTCCTCCCGGTGGAACCCGCTGTCGGTGCCGTCGACGTTCGACGACGTGTCCGGGCCGGCCGCGGCCTCCTCGGGCGCGCCCCCGGTCCGACCGACCCCGCAGGGCGGTGTGCTGCTGCTTCTTCCCCTGGTGGCCGCGCTGCGGGGTTCCCGCGCGTTCCGGACGGTGACGTCCGGCCGGGCAACGTAG
- the rpsP gene encoding 30S ribosomal protein S16, producing MAVKIRLLRMGKIRNPQYRIVIADSRTKRDGRAIEFVGVYQPKEDPSVIEVKSERVQYWLSVGAQPSEAVQRLLELTGDWQKYKGLPAPPPLLVAPERADRKAAYEAEAKAAAGLAPETPAKPAKKAAKAAEAPKAEAPAEAPKAEAPAEAPKAEAPAEAPKTEAPAEAPAAAADAGEQA from the coding sequence GTGGCCGTAAAGATCCGGCTCCTGCGGATGGGTAAGATCCGCAACCCGCAGTACCGCATTGTCATCGCCGACTCGCGCACCAAGCGTGACGGCCGGGCGATCGAGTTCGTCGGGGTGTACCAGCCGAAGGAGGACCCTTCGGTCATCGAGGTCAAGTCGGAGCGGGTCCAGTACTGGCTGTCCGTCGGCGCTCAGCCGAGCGAGGCGGTGCAGCGGCTGCTGGAGCTGACCGGTGACTGGCAGAAGTACAAGGGCCTGCCGGCCCCGCCGCCGCTTCTGGTCGCCCCCGAGCGGGCCGACCGCAAGGCGGCGTACGAGGCTGAGGCGAAGGCCGCCGCCGGGCTCGCCCCGGAGACCCCGGCCAAGCCGGCCAAGAAGGCCGCCAAGGCCGCTGAGGCTCCGAAGGCCGAGGCTCCGGCTGAGGCTCCGAAGGCCGAGGCTCCGGCTGAGGCTCCGAAGGCCGAGGCTCCGGCTGAGGCGCCGAAGACCGAGGCTCCGGCCGAGGCCCCGGCTGCCGCTGCCGACGCCGGTGAGCAGGCCTGA
- a CDS encoding RNA-binding protein, giving the protein MPTPVSRPDMPLRPALEHLVKGIVDHPDDVRVRMVDSRRGKRLEVRVHPEDLGTVIGRSGRTAKALRQVIGSIGGRGVRVDIVDSY; this is encoded by the coding sequence CTGCCGACGCCGGTGAGCAGGCCTGACATGCCTCTGCGTCCGGCGTTGGAGCACCTGGTCAAGGGCATCGTCGACCACCCGGACGACGTCCGGGTGCGGATGGTTGATTCCCGTCGGGGCAAGCGGCTGGAAGTCCGCGTGCACCCCGAGGACCTCGGCACTGTGATCGGGCGGTCCGGCCGGACCGCCAAGGCGCTGCGCCAGGTGATCGGCTCCATCGGCGGGCGCGGGGTACGCGTCGACATCGTCGACTCGTACTGA
- the trmD gene encoding tRNA (guanosine(37)-N1)-methyltransferase TrmD — MRVDIVSIFPEYFAPLDLSLIGRARANGVLQLAVHDLRTWTHDVHRTVDDTPYGGGPGMVMRPEPWGGALDALAPAEAPPPRLLVPSPAGVPFTQAMAYELAAEPHLLFACGRYEGIDQRVLAHAATRMPVTEVSLGDYVLFGGEVAVLVVLEAVTRLLPGVLGNAGSLDEESHAHGLLEAPIYTKPPSWRGHDVPEVLRSGDHGKIARWRREEGLLRTAARRPDLLAALPAEQLDKRDIAALDRAGFQPPPGDVAK; from the coding sequence ATGCGCGTCGACATCGTGTCGATCTTTCCGGAGTACTTCGCCCCCCTGGACCTGTCGCTGATCGGCCGGGCCCGGGCCAACGGCGTACTCCAGTTGGCGGTGCACGACCTGCGGACCTGGACCCACGACGTGCACCGTACGGTCGACGACACCCCCTACGGCGGCGGTCCGGGCATGGTGATGCGCCCGGAGCCCTGGGGTGGGGCGCTGGACGCGCTCGCGCCGGCCGAGGCCCCGCCGCCCCGGCTGCTGGTGCCCTCGCCGGCCGGTGTCCCGTTCACCCAGGCCATGGCGTACGAGCTGGCCGCCGAGCCGCACCTGCTCTTCGCCTGCGGCCGGTACGAGGGGATCGACCAGCGGGTACTGGCGCACGCCGCGACCCGGATGCCGGTCACCGAGGTCTCGCTCGGCGACTACGTGCTGTTCGGCGGCGAGGTGGCGGTGCTGGTCGTCCTGGAGGCGGTCACCCGGCTGCTGCCCGGTGTACTGGGCAACGCCGGCTCGCTGGACGAGGAGTCGCACGCGCACGGGCTGCTCGAAGCGCCGATCTACACCAAGCCGCCGAGCTGGCGCGGGCACGACGTGCCGGAGGTGCTGCGCTCCGGCGACCACGGCAAGATCGCCCGCTGGCGGCGCGAGGAAGGGCTGCTGCGTACCGCCGCCCGGCGTCCGGACCTGCTCGCCGCGCTGCCCGCCGAGCAGCTCGACAAACGGGACATCGCCGCACTGGACCGGGCCGGATTTCAGCCGCCGCCGGGGGATGTGGCAAAGTAG
- the rplS gene encoding 50S ribosomal protein L19, whose protein sequence is MNILDALDAQSKRTDLPDFRAGDTVKVHARVVEGNRSRVQIFQGVVIRRQGDGLRETFSVRKVSFGVGVERTYPINGPGIDRIEIVTRGAVRRAKLYYLRELRGKKAKIKEKREKQPS, encoded by the coding sequence ATGAACATCCTGGACGCCCTTGACGCCCAGTCGAAGCGGACCGACCTTCCCGACTTCCGGGCCGGTGACACCGTCAAGGTGCACGCCCGCGTCGTCGAGGGCAACCGGTCCCGTGTCCAGATCTTCCAGGGCGTCGTCATCCGCCGCCAGGGTGACGGACTGCGCGAGACCTTCTCGGTCCGGAAGGTGAGCTTCGGTGTCGGCGTCGAGCGGACCTACCCGATCAACGGCCCGGGCATCGACCGGATCGAGATCGTGACCCGCGGTGCCGTGCGCCGCGCCAAGCTGTACTACCTGCGCGAGCTGCGCGGCAAGAAGGCCAAGATCAAGGAGAAGCGGGAGAAGCAGCCCAGCTGA